In Treponema denticola, one genomic interval encodes:
- a CDS encoding TrmH family RNA methyltransferase, with protein sequence MGKKFEKELPVCGFESCLALAKHHPEKISRLFFSEKRAKQFGEVCKYLASNKRLYRIVSEDELEKLSESVHHQGVTAMIFEPEIPVLEHEEINMWAQNKGHVLMLDEIGNANNLGAIIRSAAFFGIENIVLTKEDKQASITTSAYRVAQGGMEFVKIFKVSSTAWFLRQCRGRLTCIGTDLRAHHEIADLGRLVEKDEACVIVLGNEERGISEEAKKLCAHLVKIKGSGNVESLNVAQAATLFCHSLSATNPRSF encoded by the coding sequence ATGGGTAAAAAATTTGAAAAAGAATTGCCGGTTTGCGGCTTTGAAAGCTGTCTTGCTTTGGCAAAACATCATCCCGAAAAAATCTCCCGCCTGTTTTTTTCGGAAAAAAGAGCAAAGCAGTTCGGCGAAGTTTGTAAGTATTTGGCTTCCAATAAAAGGTTATATAGAATAGTTTCTGAGGATGAATTGGAAAAGCTCTCGGAATCGGTGCATCATCAGGGTGTAACGGCGATGATCTTTGAGCCTGAAATTCCTGTTTTAGAGCATGAAGAAATAAACATGTGGGCTCAAAATAAAGGACATGTTCTAATGCTCGATGAAATAGGAAATGCAAACAACTTGGGAGCAATAATAAGAAGTGCCGCTTTTTTCGGTATAGAAAATATAGTTTTAACAAAAGAAGATAAACAGGCCTCGATTACGACCTCGGCTTATAGGGTCGCGCAGGGCGGAATGGAATTTGTAAAAATCTTTAAGGTTTCATCGACGGCTTGGTTTTTGCGACAGTGCCGAGGAAGGCTCACCTGTATAGGTACGGACTTAAGAGCTCACCACGAAATAGCTGACCTTGGAAGATTAGTCGAAAAAGATGAGGCTTGTGTTATTGTCTTAGGAAATGAAGAGAGGGGAATCAGCGAGGAGGCTAAAAAGCTTTGTGCCCACCTTGTAAAAATAAAGGGAAGCGGCAATGTGGAAAGCTTAAATGTCGCTCAAGCCGCAACCCTTTTTTGCCATAGTCTTAGTGCAACAAACCCTCGATCTTTTTAA
- a CDS encoding TDE2712 family protein yields the protein MKNIKIDFDVLEMMIFFWESVASKDKMGDDYFMSIAEKPQMEVVYNEDFSKDSVRRVMSAISNREKLNNRTLSESRFWNNNMWILEDLQTMHNMMAPIKTLNLAELTEKYKASTKFDEIELIFIPAHAEEFYIKGNKIYINFFKLIPNYEDPKDIKIAGLPLKEYVIKKIEGLLH from the coding sequence ATGAAAAATATAAAGATTGATTTTGATGTTTTGGAAATGATGATTTTCTTTTGGGAAAGCGTAGCTTCAAAGGATAAGATGGGTGACGATTACTTTATGAGCATTGCCGAAAAGCCTCAGATGGAAGTCGTTTACAATGAAGACTTTTCGAAAGATTCCGTCCGCAGGGTTATGTCTGCAATTTCCAATAGGGAAAAACTGAATAACCGCACTTTAAGCGAGAGCCGCTTTTGGAATAACAATATGTGGATTTTGGAAGACTTGCAGACCATGCATAATATGATGGCTCCGATTAAAACGCTAAACCTTGCAGAGCTTACGGAAAAGTACAAGGCCTCAACAAAATTCGATGAGATCGAGCTCATCTTTATTCCTGCCCATGCAGAAGAATTTTATATTAAAGGAAATAAAATTTATATTAACTTTTTTAAACTTATTCCAAATTATGAAGATCCGAAAGATATTAAGATTGCGGGTCTCCCCTTAAAAGAATATGTAATTAAAAAGATCGAGGGTTTGTTGCACTAA
- a CDS encoding MATE family efflux transporter, producing MKLKFTGQTTAQRRELILTASPVKTLLILSLPALMMAMLQAMMPFTDGLFINRLTDHVTASAVSFSQPIISIVLALGQGLSVGATAIIGQLNGRGDIDESKKVATQIFVFSFLLGIASIPLLFIIGTIISYTLKSEIAPLVFRYISLYCFVMPLSFMEAIYNGIKNANGKPEAPFFRMIIMLIIKIIGNFIFLYIFRMKIDGCVLASLLANMVVAAWMFYDLFLKKNPDKLSLKKFKFSSPTLKELLHVGFPAMLNYAFVYLGFFLINNEMEPYGAVILNGQSIASNISTICFNIPGCFSAAVTTMVSMNIGSGNPKKAKRACLLGCIISAISGAVLIAIIVPSSAYLVSMFKPEMPEIGDIAVKALHIYTYSVIGFGVCMTIQGAFIGLGKTKVPLMLGVLRIWLLRYIFILATERFLSYYSIYWGNLFSNLTAGLVAVILILNTKWVSGINNPPHE from the coding sequence ATGAAACTTAAATTTACCGGACAAACTACGGCACAAAGGCGTGAACTCATTTTAACTGCATCCCCTGTCAAAACCTTACTCATACTTTCTTTGCCTGCCCTTATGATGGCAATGCTGCAAGCTATGATGCCCTTTACGGACGGCCTTTTTATAAACAGGCTTACGGACCATGTAACAGCCAGTGCAGTAAGTTTTTCCCAGCCCATTATATCCATTGTTTTAGCTCTCGGCCAGGGCTTGAGTGTTGGAGCTACGGCAATTATCGGACAGCTCAATGGACGAGGCGATATTGATGAAAGTAAAAAGGTTGCAACCCAAATTTTTGTATTTTCTTTTTTATTGGGAATAGCATCAATTCCTCTTTTATTTATAATAGGAACAATAATAAGCTATACCCTCAAAAGCGAAATAGCTCCCTTGGTTTTTAGATACATTTCGCTTTACTGTTTTGTAATGCCTCTCAGCTTTATGGAAGCTATATATAATGGTATAAAAAATGCAAACGGCAAGCCTGAAGCACCTTTTTTTAGAATGATTATAATGCTTATAATCAAAATAATAGGCAATTTTATCTTTTTATATATTTTTAGAATGAAAATAGACGGCTGTGTACTAGCTTCTCTTTTAGCCAATATGGTAGTAGCAGCGTGGATGTTCTATGACCTTTTTTTAAAGAAGAACCCCGATAAGCTTAGTTTAAAAAAATTTAAGTTTTCTTCTCCTACTCTCAAAGAGCTCTTACACGTAGGCTTCCCTGCAATGCTTAATTATGCCTTTGTTTATCTCGGTTTTTTCCTTATAAATAACGAAATGGAGCCCTATGGGGCTGTTATTTTAAACGGACAAAGTATCGCAAGCAATATATCTACAATTTGCTTTAATATTCCCGGCTGTTTTAGTGCCGCCGTTACAACCATGGTCAGCATGAACATAGGCTCCGGAAATCCGAAAAAGGCAAAAAGAGCTTGTCTCTTAGGCTGTATTATAAGTGCTATAAGCGGAGCGGTGCTGATTGCTATTATTGTGCCTTCTTCTGCCTATCTCGTATCGATGTTTAAGCCGGAAATGCCCGAAATCGGCGATATTGCCGTTAAGGCCCTGCATATTTATACATATTCGGTCATAGGTTTCGGTGTCTGTATGACAATTCAAGGAGCCTTTATCGGCCTAGGAAAAACTAAAGTTCCGTTAATGCTGGGTGTTTTGCGTATCTGGCTTTTACGATATATTTTTATTCTTGCAACAGAAAGGTTTCTTTCCTACTATTCAATATATTGGGGAAACCTTTTTTCAAACCTCACTGCCGGTCTTGTTGCGGTTATCTTGATATTGAACACCAAGTGGGTTTCGGGAATCAACAACCCTCCGCACGAATAA
- a CDS encoding glucosaminidase domain-containing protein encodes MRKRIFYIFIFGLSFLFFSCLSFFVRPPHLIESRGRCSAEDLTVFFMSQNPKADRAKVKRLAQFYIEESETEGINSDIAFSQMCLETGFLRFGGLVSEEMNNFCGLGSLGDGKKGESFPSEKTGVLAHVQHLKAYATAKTLVRPQADPRYKYVNPKGKAPTIYGLAGTWASDPNYGKKLENILTRLYKSVY; translated from the coding sequence ATGAGAAAGCGGATTTTTTATATCTTTATTTTTGGTTTATCGTTTTTATTTTTTTCTTGTTTGAGTTTTTTTGTACGGCCTCCTCATTTAATAGAAAGCCGGGGCAGATGCTCGGCTGAGGATTTAACCGTTTTTTTTATGAGCCAAAACCCCAAGGCCGATAGGGCGAAGGTAAAACGGCTGGCTCAATTTTATATAGAAGAATCAGAGACGGAAGGAATAAATTCGGATATTGCTTTTTCGCAAATGTGTTTGGAAACAGGTTTTTTGCGTTTCGGAGGTTTGGTAAGCGAGGAGATGAATAATTTTTGCGGACTGGGCTCACTCGGAGACGGAAAAAAAGGAGAAAGTTTTCCAAGCGAAAAGACGGGAGTTTTAGCCCATGTTCAGCACTTAAAGGCCTATGCTACGGCTAAGACCCTTGTCCGCCCTCAGGCTGATCCGCGATACAAATATGTTAATCCTAAGGGGAAGGCTCCTACAATTTACGGGCTTGCCGGAACTTGGGCATCAGATCCGAATTACGGCAAAAAGCTTGAAAACATATTGACAAGATTGTACAAATCGGTTTATTAA
- a CDS encoding ABC transporter ATP-binding protein: protein MIKVQNICKTYKVAKRNKGLKEAAKALFKRDYEYVKALNDISFSISEGETVGYIGPNGAGKSSTIKVLCGILTPDSGTCEIAGLVPWKKRVEYVKNIGVVFGQRTQLWWDIPVIDSFELLKDIYSVPQNIFQNNLEELINLLELKEIVKTPSRQLSLGQRMKCEIAASLLHSPKILFLDEPTIGLDALSKLTVRKFISELNRKNKTTIILTTHDMQDIEAITERIILIDKGRILLDGTLKDIKKDSLSLDESLAEFYKKNC from the coding sequence ATGATTAAGGTTCAAAATATTTGCAAAACATACAAGGTCGCAAAAAGAAATAAGGGCTTAAAAGAAGCTGCAAAGGCTCTTTTTAAGAGAGACTATGAATATGTAAAAGCCTTAAACGATATTTCTTTTTCGATTAGCGAAGGAGAAACCGTAGGTTACATCGGACCGAACGGAGCCGGAAAGAGTTCTACCATAAAGGTGTTATGCGGAATCCTTACTCCCGATTCGGGAACTTGCGAAATTGCAGGCCTTGTTCCATGGAAAAAGCGAGTGGAATATGTAAAAAACATCGGCGTAGTTTTCGGGCAAAGAACTCAACTTTGGTGGGATATTCCAGTTATAGATTCCTTTGAGCTTTTAAAGGATATTTATTCTGTGCCCCAAAATATTTTTCAAAACAATTTGGAAGAGCTGATCAATCTTTTAGAATTAAAAGAAATTGTCAAAACACCTTCCCGTCAACTTTCTTTAGGCCAAAGGATGAAGTGCGAAATTGCAGCCTCGCTTTTACACAGTCCCAAAATTCTTTTTTTGGATGAACCGACAATCGGACTTGATGCTCTTTCAAAATTGACGGTGAGAAAATTTATTTCGGAACTGAACAGAAAAAATAAAACGACTATTATTTTAACAACCCATGATATGCAGGATATAGAAGCAATTACCGAGCGAATTATTTTAATAGACAAAGGACGGATTCTTTTGGACGGCACATTAAAAGACATTAAGAAGGATTCCTTATCTTTGGATGAAAGCCTTGCCGAATTTTATAAAAAAAATTGTTAA
- a CDS encoding ABC transporter permease yields the protein MKKYLSFFKIRFIANLQYRAAALAGISTQFAWGTLNIILFKAFYESSPENFPMGFSAFVSYIWMQQAFLAFFAMWTFESDITDSIVSGSIAYQMSKPINIYNLWFTRSVALRLARGLLRCFPVLIVASLLPQPYRLIMPDPITFFIFIASMILGLCTAAAFTCLIYVLCFFTVSPKGLQIVFFSASEMLMGQIIPIPFFPETIKKILEFSPFTGIQNIPLRIFSYDILPADAGKKILLQVFWLLVLFLSGKIIARAAEKRLVVQGG from the coding sequence ATGAAAAAATATCTTTCTTTTTTTAAAATACGCTTTATCGCAAACTTACAATACAGGGCAGCAGCTCTTGCCGGTATCTCAACTCAATTTGCTTGGGGAACTTTAAATATCATTTTATTTAAAGCCTTTTATGAATCTTCTCCGGAAAATTTTCCTATGGGCTTTTCTGCTTTTGTTTCTTATATTTGGATGCAGCAGGCCTTCTTAGCGTTTTTTGCAATGTGGACATTTGAAAGTGATATAACCGATTCGATTGTTTCGGGCTCTATCGCATATCAAATGTCTAAACCGATAAACATATACAATCTTTGGTTTACCCGCTCGGTTGCATTAAGACTTGCAAGAGGTCTTTTAAGATGTTTTCCGGTTTTAATAGTTGCCTCACTTTTACCTCAGCCTTACCGTTTGATAATGCCCGATCCTATTACCTTTTTTATATTTATAGCTTCTATGATATTGGGGCTTTGCACGGCGGCAGCTTTTACCTGCCTGATATATGTGCTTTGCTTTTTTACGGTTTCTCCCAAGGGGCTTCAAATAGTATTTTTCTCGGCCTCCGAGATGCTCATGGGGCAGATAATCCCTATTCCTTTTTTCCCTGAAACAATAAAAAAGATTTTGGAATTTTCTCCCTTTACGGGAATTCAAAATATTCCTTTAAGAATTTTTTCTTACGATATTTTACCTGCCGATGCAGGTAAAAAAATACTCTTACAAGTCTTCTGGCTCCTCGTTTTATTTTTATCGGGAAAAATTATTGCAAGAGCAGCAGAAAAAAGGTTGGTAGTGCAAGGAGGCTAA
- a CDS encoding ABC transporter permease translates to MKGLKLYFKYLGILLKSTMQYKASFFLSCLGQFLLTCNSAAALYFLFARFQSIKGFSFAEVVFCYSIMQLSFAITESYARGFDSFSTLIITGDFDRLLLRPRNLPLQVLGSKFEFSRIGRLLIAVILFFYGLRFGAIDWSFLKVFTIISMLLGGIAVFSGLFLIYAAISFFTIQSLEFMNIFTDGARTFASYPVSIYGNKILRFCTFIIPYALFQYYPLLFLFDKYKNPALAFLPLLSFLVLIPAYLFWRLGVSKYKSTGS, encoded by the coding sequence ATGAAAGGCTTAAAACTTTATTTTAAATATCTAGGCATTCTTTTAAAAAGCACAATGCAATACAAGGCTTCATTTTTTTTATCCTGCTTGGGGCAATTCCTTTTAACATGTAACAGCGCGGCAGCTCTTTATTTTTTATTTGCACGCTTTCAGTCCATAAAAGGTTTTTCCTTTGCCGAAGTTGTTTTTTGCTATTCAATAATGCAGTTAAGTTTTGCCATTACCGAAAGCTATGCAAGAGGCTTTGATTCATTTTCTACACTGATTATAACCGGAGACTTTGACAGACTTCTTTTGCGTCCCCGAAATTTACCCCTTCAAGTACTGGGAAGTAAATTCGAATTTTCAAGGATAGGAAGATTGCTCATAGCCGTCATTTTATTTTTTTACGGTTTAAGATTCGGAGCTATAGATTGGTCTTTTTTAAAGGTGTTTACAATTATATCAATGCTCTTAGGAGGTATAGCAGTATTTTCAGGGCTCTTTTTAATCTATGCAGCTATTTCTTTTTTTACCATACAAAGCCTTGAGTTTATGAATATCTTTACCGACGGAGCCAGAACCTTTGCCTCATACCCTGTCTCAATATACGGAAATAAAATTTTACGCTTTTGCACATTTATAATTCCTTATGCCCTTTTCCAATATTATCCGCTTTTGTTCTTATTCGATAAATACAAAAATCCTGCTCTCGCCTTTTTACCCCTTCTTTCATTTTTGGTTTTGATTCCTGCTTATCTTTTTTGGCGGCTCGGAGTTTCGAAATACAAATCTACAGGCTCGTAA
- a CDS encoding methyl-accepting chemotaxis protein gives MVAEKIYQKEGIRFSILRKLVFFFGTLILIGGFTMGASALFVARNALMGKIEEALIMKAKDTAEIVDGRANALLYFLEGLARIPTLRDSGLTFYEKARALQKDAARNNTIEYFGISDKNGTIYYADGTSIFAGDRDWYKEAIKGNNFISEPLISRTTGELQIIFSVPIYDDEHNILGVFSAVVSGLSLNDIIDDIVVGETGGCYIIDASGTTIADKDIELVKNQENSIKSAISNPELKSIADFEQKVLASSEAGLARFVYEGLKEIAAYSPMKTKNWKVIISAPVHELTSSLRPLKITIRIIGITILIISIILTAVIALTIVKPITSTVQALKNIADGDGDLRVCLPIKRNDEIADLSKYFNKTIEKIGNSIKTVGSGTQEMEQIGNELASNMTETASAIHQISTNIEGVKQQALTQAASVTETSATIEQIIKTIAQLNGMIESQAASVAESSSAIEQMVGNISSITQTLARTDDAIKNLAGATAEGKETLSLSNTVTQKISEESGGLLEASSVIQHIASQTNLLAMNAAIEAAHAGEAGKGFAVVADEIRKLAEESSSQGKTITSTLKILSKEIENLSSSSKLAEEKFDSIFALSEQVKKMSETLMLAMKEQENGGREVLTAIHNINLITSQVNDGSAEMLEGGKNIAVEMQKLDDLTRVITASMNEMAAGALQINEATQEVNIISQKNKENIGNLVSEVERFKV, from the coding sequence ATGGTAGCTGAAAAAATTTATCAGAAGGAAGGAATACGGTTTTCTATCTTAAGAAAATTGGTTTTCTTTTTTGGTACGTTAATCCTGATAGGAGGATTTACGATGGGAGCCTCTGCTTTATTTGTAGCAAGAAATGCCTTAATGGGAAAAATTGAAGAGGCCTTAATAATGAAGGCAAAGGATACGGCAGAAATTGTCGACGGCCGGGCCAATGCCTTATTATATTTTTTGGAAGGTCTTGCCCGTATTCCGACACTGCGCGACTCCGGCCTCACTTTTTATGAAAAAGCAAGGGCTTTACAAAAAGACGCAGCTCGGAATAATACTATAGAATACTTTGGTATTTCCGATAAAAACGGGACGATATATTATGCTGACGGAACTTCCATTTTTGCCGGTGATAGGGACTGGTATAAGGAGGCTATTAAAGGCAATAATTTTATTTCTGAGCCGCTTATAAGCCGTACAACAGGTGAACTGCAAATTATATTTTCCGTACCTATTTATGATGATGAACACAATATTTTAGGTGTGTTTAGTGCCGTTGTTAGCGGCTTATCTCTTAATGATATAATTGATGACATTGTAGTAGGAGAAACGGGCGGCTGCTACATTATCGATGCTTCAGGAACAACGATTGCCGATAAGGACATAGAACTGGTTAAAAACCAAGAAAACAGCATTAAAAGCGCTATATCCAACCCTGAACTTAAGAGTATTGCCGATTTTGAACAAAAAGTTTTAGCATCTTCTGAAGCAGGTTTAGCTAGATTTGTATATGAAGGACTAAAAGAAATAGCCGCTTATTCTCCTATGAAAACGAAAAACTGGAAAGTAATAATCAGTGCTCCTGTTCATGAACTTACCAGCAGTCTAAGGCCCTTAAAAATCACAATCAGAATTATAGGCATTACCATATTGATTATATCTATTATACTTACGGCTGTTATAGCCCTTACAATAGTAAAGCCCATTACATCAACAGTTCAGGCTCTTAAAAATATTGCAGATGGCGATGGAGATTTAAGAGTATGCTTACCTATTAAACGAAATGATGAAATAGCCGATTTATCAAAATATTTTAACAAAACAATTGAAAAAATCGGTAACTCAATCAAAACGGTAGGTTCAGGCACTCAGGAAATGGAACAGATAGGAAATGAACTTGCAAGTAATATGACGGAAACGGCAAGCGCCATCCATCAAATAAGCACAAACATAGAAGGAGTAAAACAACAAGCCCTTACACAGGCTGCGAGCGTTACCGAGACCTCAGCGACTATCGAACAGATTATTAAAACTATCGCACAATTAAACGGCATGATAGAATCTCAAGCTGCCAGTGTAGCCGAATCCTCATCGGCAATAGAGCAAATGGTAGGAAACATAAGCTCCATAACTCAGACTCTTGCAAGAACGGATGACGCAATCAAAAATCTTGCAGGAGCTACAGCAGAAGGAAAAGAAACTCTTTCACTATCAAATACCGTAACTCAAAAAATTTCGGAGGAATCGGGCGGTCTTTTAGAAGCTTCAAGCGTTATCCAGCATATAGCAAGTCAAACAAACCTCCTTGCCATGAATGCAGCTATTGAAGCAGCTCATGCCGGAGAAGCCGGAAAAGGCTTTGCCGTTGTTGCCGACGAAATTCGAAAACTCGCAGAAGAATCAAGTTCACAGGGAAAAACAATAACTTCAACATTAAAGATTTTAAGCAAAGAAATTGAAAACCTTTCGTCTTCTTCAAAATTGGCCGAAGAAAAATTTGACAGCATCTTCGCTTTATCTGAGCAGGTAAAAAAGATGAGTGAAACTCTTATGCTTGCAATGAAAGAGCAAGAAAACGGAGGCCGTGAAGTCTTGACGGCAATTCATAATATCAATTTAATAACTTCGCAGGTAAATGACGGCTCAGCCGAAATGCTTGAGGGAGGAAAAAACATTGCCGTTGAAATGCAAAAACTTGATGACCTTACAAGAGTTATCACTGCAAGCATGAATGAAATGGCAGCAGGTGCACTCCAAATAAATGAAGCAACTCAAGAAGTCAATATCATTTCGCAAAAAAATAAAGAAAATATCGGCAATCTCGTAAGCGAGGTTGAAAGATTTAAAGTATAA
- a CDS encoding DUF6110 family protein, which translates to MTKWGAFALGVVAGGAAVLLARNANFKKACAKVVGAGLKLKDDAAAFVETVKEDAQDIMAEAAYNKEAASAAN; encoded by the coding sequence ATGACTAAATGGGGAGCATTTGCACTCGGTGTTGTTGCAGGCGGAGCCGCAGTTCTTTTAGCCAGAAACGCTAATTTTAAAAAGGCTTGTGCCAAGGTAGTTGGGGCCGGCTTAAAATTAAAAGACGACGCAGCCGCTTTCGTTGAAACCGTAAAAGAAGACGCTCAAGATATAATGGCGGAAGCAGCTTATAACAAAGAAGCCGCTTCGGCAGCAAACTAA
- a CDS encoding heavy metal translocating P-type ATPase, which yields MNFCIAHRLPGRLRLRYSRRGLSRKQAVLVETLVSLQEGIRSISVNPVSGSILIEYSGISEAEALSYIRALNSSYLENEELLASVDEPIVSESLTVSLGMLLAEFFMRRLLPIPVRKILALFSIMPRVKGGMRALKRGRPFCAETLDATALSLSYATGDLNTAGTIAMMLEMGEILEEYTRRKSYENLTRSFLNTKETVHVLKDGNETEISANLLQAGDTVILRIGSVIPADGTVVSGEASVNQASMTGEGLPVHKVSGDTVFASTVVEEGEIHVCVKACGRETRVSKIADMIDRSQSLKAASQIKSERTADKLVFYNFLLAGLTYAFTRNFAKAASTLLVDYSCAMKLSAPVCVLSAMKNCAEHGITVKGGKFLEDFAHADTIVFDKTGTLTESQPSVKKIITFGGRPEKNVLKIAACLEEHFPHSLARAVVREAENRGIKHREEHTKVSYILAHGLASTLKGEELRIGSAHFIFDDEGIPKTEEAEKAIEDLSKSGCSQLYLSIGKELAGIIAIEDPVRSEAKEVVSELHKLGIKNIIMLTGDGPQTAGSIAEKTGIDRYHAQALPDTKADFIKELKAEGKKIVMIGDGINDSPALSEADVGIAMGQASSIAGETADILLPDDGLKALPVLRRIATGLIKRINVNNKAIIGINSALIAGELAGSIPPATAALVHNGSTVAIGMSAMRSYEQPLAESI from the coding sequence ATGAATTTTTGTATTGCTCACCGCCTCCCTGGGCGTTTGCGTTTAAGGTATAGCCGGAGAGGTTTAAGCCGCAAACAAGCCGTTCTTGTAGAAACCCTTGTGTCTTTGCAAGAAGGTATAAGATCGATAAGTGTAAATCCTGTTTCAGGAAGTATATTAATTGAATATTCAGGGATAAGCGAAGCCGAAGCTCTTTCTTATATAAGAGCTCTAAATTCTTCTTACCTTGAAAATGAAGAACTATTAGCGAGTGTGGATGAACCGATAGTAAGCGAGAGTTTAACGGTTTCTCTGGGAATGCTGCTTGCGGAATTTTTTATGCGCAGGCTTTTACCTATTCCTGTCCGCAAGATATTGGCTCTTTTTTCAATTATGCCCCGCGTAAAAGGCGGAATGAGAGCCTTGAAAAGAGGCAGGCCCTTTTGTGCCGAAACCTTAGATGCAACGGCTCTTTCTCTTTCCTATGCGACGGGAGACCTAAACACAGCCGGTACCATCGCAATGATGCTTGAAATGGGCGAAATCTTGGAAGAGTATACCCGCCGAAAGTCCTATGAAAATTTAACCCGGAGCTTTTTAAATACAAAAGAAACTGTTCATGTTCTAAAAGACGGAAATGAAACTGAAATTTCAGCCAATCTTCTTCAAGCCGGAGATACGGTTATTCTTAGGATAGGGTCGGTTATTCCCGCGGACGGAACGGTCGTATCGGGCGAGGCTTCCGTTAATCAAGCTTCAATGACGGGAGAAGGCCTTCCCGTGCACAAGGTTTCGGGAGATACTGTTTTTGCTTCTACCGTCGTTGAGGAGGGGGAAATTCATGTATGCGTAAAAGCTTGCGGACGGGAAACCAGAGTGAGCAAGATAGCCGATATGATTGACCGCTCTCAATCTTTGAAGGCGGCTTCTCAAATCAAGTCCGAAAGAACTGCGGATAAACTTGTTTTTTATAACTTTTTACTTGCAGGCTTAACCTACGCCTTTACCCGTAACTTTGCAAAGGCAGCCTCGACTCTTCTTGTCGACTATTCTTGTGCGATGAAGTTATCTGCTCCTGTCTGCGTGCTTTCGGCCATGAAAAACTGTGCAGAGCATGGTATTACCGTAAAGGGCGGAAAGTTTTTAGAAGACTTTGCCCATGCCGATACAATCGTATTCGATAAGACGGGAACTCTTACGGAATCACAGCCCTCGGTTAAAAAGATAATTACCTTCGGCGGCAGGCCGGAAAAAAATGTATTAAAAATAGCGGCCTGTCTTGAAGAGCATTTTCCACATTCACTTGCAAGGGCCGTTGTACGGGAAGCCGAAAACAGGGGAATTAAACACAGAGAAGAACATACAAAAGTTTCCTATATTTTAGCCCATGGCCTTGCTTCTACCTTAAAAGGAGAGGAGCTGCGTATAGGAAGCGCTCATTTTATATTCGATGATGAAGGTATTCCAAAAACGGAAGAAGCCGAAAAAGCTATTGAAGATTTGTCGAAGAGCGGCTGTTCCCAGTTATATTTATCGATAGGAAAAGAACTTGCCGGTATCATTGCGATAGAAGATCCTGTTCGCTCTGAGGCAAAAGAAGTTGTTTCAGAGCTTCACAAACTGGGAATAAAAAACATAATTATGCTGACAGGGGACGGCCCCCAAACCGCAGGCAGTATAGCCGAAAAGACAGGCATCGACCGTTATCATGCTCAAGCTCTTCCCGATACAAAGGCCGATTTTATTAAAGAGTTAAAAGCGGAGGGTAAAAAAATCGTTATGATAGGCGACGGGATAAACGATTCTCCCGCCCTGTCGGAAGCGGATGTAGGCATTGCAATGGGACAAGCTTCCTCGATAGCAGGAGAAACCGCCGACATTCTTTTGCCCGATGACGGGCTAAAGGCCTTACCCGTTTTAAGGCGTATAGCAACGGGCTTGATCAAAAGAATCAATGTAAACAATAAGGCGATTATCGGCATTAACTCAGCCCTCATTGCAGGGGAACTTGCGGGCTCAATTCCTCCGGCTACAGCGGCCTTAGTTCATAACGGTTCGACGGTTGCCATAGGTATGTCTGCAATGAGAAGCTATGAGCAGCCCCTTGCCGAATCTATTTAA